From the Cyanobium sp. M30B3 genome, the window GCCCCTTGAGGGTCTCCATCCCCCAGGCGGCAGCCACCCGCTCGATCTGCTCCTTCACCGTGCCGTCGCCCTGCCGGCCGCGGGCCTCCGCCAGGGTCTGCTGAGCTGCCGCCAGATCACCGCGCTCCTTCTGGAGCAGGGCCCGGGCCAGCAGGGGCCGGGGGTCACCGGCAAACCGGCCGGCCAGCTCCTGCAGGAGTGCATCGGCCCTGGCGGCCTGGCCAGCCCGCTGGTGCACCTGGGCCAGCAGCAGGCCGATGGGCAGGGCCTGCAACTTGAGGCTGGGTTCGCTGGCCCGCTTGAGGGCACCCTGCAGTTGGGCCTCGGCCTCGGCTGCCCGGCCGGTCTCCAGCTGGATCAGGGCCATCAGCTGCAAGCCCTCGATCTGGTCGGGCCGGGCGTTGAGCAACTGGCGCAGTTCCCGTTCCGCTCCGGGGCTGTCGTTCTGGTCCCGCCGCAGCTCGGCCAGCAGCAGCCGCAGCTGCCAGCGCCGGGGATCCTGGTCGGCCAGGCGCTCCAGCAGCGGGATGGCCTCGGCACGACGGTCCAGTGCCACGAGCAGTTCCAGCAGTCGCTGCTGTTCCGCAGAGCTGGCTTCGCCCTTCTCCATCCGGCCGATCAGCTGGGCCACATCCCGCTCCAGACCAGGCCGTCTGCCCGGACCGGGGCGGCCGCTGTGCAGCTGGCCGAGCCACCAGCCCAGGCCCAGGCTGGCGGCCGCCAGGGCGGCCACGCCACTGCCCAGCCAGAGAGCGCGCCTGGGGGAAACGGAGGGCATCCAGCCGAAACGCGGTGGCAGTGGCCAGTCTGCCGGGCCGGCCCCGGGCTGGAGCCCCCTACATTGTCGGCATGCGCCCCCATCCCATCCCTCACCCCATCCCCCCGGTCAGTGAGCCGCTCCAGTACCGGGCCATCGGCGTGGTGCGTGGCACCTATGTGCCGACTGATCCCGATCAGATCACCCGCGGCCAGATCCAGACCGGGGACGGGGAGCAGATCGAAGCGGTGGTACTGGGCCGCCTGCTCACCCTGATGCGGCGCCACCTCGATCTCTCCCAGCCCCACCTCTGGGTGGCCTACCCCCGCTGCCGGGAGCAGGGCGGGCTGCACCTGCAGCTGGTGGGCATCTGGGAGCCGAGCACCCTGGCCAGCCCCCCCGCCATCGCCGAGCAGGGCGCCGTGGAGCAGGGCGCCGTGGACCAGGGCGCTCAGGACGACTCGTCCAGTGCTGACCTCCCCGCCGATGCCCTGCCGGAGGGCGATGAGTATTTCTCGGTGCGGGGTGAGCTGATCTTCACCAAGCCCGAAACCGGCGACCTCGTGATCAAGGTGCGCCAGCTGCCCCGGGCGGATGGGCAGCGGCCTGCCCCATTCAAGCTGCAGCTGCGCGGTGCGATCCCACTCGAGCACCTGCGCCATTTCGTGGCCATCGATGGCCGGCGCCAGGGCCAGCAGCTGCTGGTGGAGCGCTTCGAGGTGATCGCGCCGGTGGTCCAGCGGGGCAATCGGGGTGGCAAGGGGCGCCGCGATGGCCGAGGGGCCGGCGGCAGCCGCCAGCCCCAGGCCGTTGCGCCTGCCGGCGAGCGGGCGGCGGCCCCCGCTCGCTCGGCAGTGACCCGTCCCGGCCGTTGAATCCCGGCCAACGCCGATGACCTCCCCCCTGGCCGCCGGAGCTGCTGTGGTGCTGGTCACCCTGGTGGCGGTGGTGGGTCCCCTGGTGGGCCTTTCCCCCTGGTGGATCACCGCTGGGGTGGGGCTGCTCCTGGGCGGGCTCAGCCTCGATGCTGCCTCCTTCTCCGGCCGCGGGGGTCACCTGCTGGCTGAAGCCCTGCCGGGCGGCCAGGCCCGCCTGCGCCGGATCGCCGTGCATGAGGCCGGCCACCTGCTGGTGGCCGGGGCTGAGGGGATGGCGGTTCGGCGGGTGCTGATCGGCAGCCTGGCCTGCCTGCGGGCCGGCATGGCTGCCGGCGGTGTCACCGAATTTCCCCCCCCGGACCACGCCAAGCTGCCGCTGGAGGAGCTGCGTCGCTGGAGCCGGGTGCTGCAGGCAGGCATGGCTGCCGAGCAGGTGATCTACGGCGGCAGCGCCGGCGGCGCCGACGACCGCGCCCTGCTGGGGAGGATCTGGGGGCTCTCCGGGTACGACGTGGACACGGCCCAGCGGGAGCAGCGGCGGGCGCGCCGGGAAACCGAGCAGGCCCTGCGCCGCCAGCGGCAGGAGCTGGAGCAGCAGGCCGATCGCCTGCTCCTGGCGGCCCCCAGGCTGGGGCGCCCCGCGCCTGCAGAGGCCTGAGATGGCCCTGGCCCTGATCGACTGCCCCACGGGCCTGGCCGGCAACATGCTGCTGGCAGCCCTGTTCGATCTGGGGGTTCCCCCCAGCGTGCTCGACCAACCGCTGGCGGCGCTGGGGCTCAGCGGCAGCTACAGGCTGGAGCTGCGGGAGCGGGACAGCCGGGGTTTGCGGGGGCTGCACCTCGATGTGCAGGTGCTGGAGCCGCAGCCAGCCCATCGCCATTGGAGTCGCCTGCGACCCCAGTTGGAGCAGGCTCCGCTGCAGCCGGCCCTGCGGGAGCGGGTGCTGGGCGTGTTCGCCCTGCTGGCCGAGGCGGAGGGGGCGGTGCATGGCCACCCCCCGGAGGCGGTGCATTTCCACGAGGTGGGGGCGATCGATGCCCTGGTGGATGTGGTGGGTGTCTGCGCCGGGTTCCTGCACCTGGGGGTGGATCAGCTGGTGTGCACCCCTCCCCCCGCAGGTCACGGCAGCGTGCGCACCGCCCATGGGCTGCTGCCCCTGCCCGCCCCGGCGGTGCTGGAGATCGCCCGGGTCCGGGGGGTTCCCCTGGCCAGCGCCGCCGGTTTCCCCGCCGCCGAGCTCACCACCCCCACGGGCCTGGCCCTGGCCGCCTGCTGGGCCGAGCACTTCGGGCCCCACCCCGGCCACAGGCCCCTGCGGGTGGGGGTGGGGCTGGGCAGCCGCCAGCTGGATCGCCCCAACCTGTTGCGGCTCGTGCTGGCCGAGCCCCTGCCGGCGGACGGCGAGCTCCAGCCGGCTCCTGCGCCCCAGCTGGAGAGCGTGCTGGTGCAGCAGGCCCAGATCGACGATGCCACCCCCGAAGATCTGGCCGTCCTGCTGGAGGCCCTGCGGGAGGCCGGCGGCCTGGAGGTGTTCTGCCAGCCCGTGCAGATGAAAAAGGGGCGCTCCGGCTGGCTGGTGACGGCGCTGGTTCCCCCTGGTGAACCGGCCACCCGGCTGCGGCTGGTGTGGTGGCGGCACAGCACCAGCCTGGGGCTGCGCGAGCGCCTGGAGCAGCGCTGGGTGCTGCCCCGCCGCATGGTCACGCTGGACACTCCCCTCGGCGAGGTGCGCCTGAAGCAGGCCCTCCTGCCCGATGGCCGCTGGCGCTCCAAACCGGAGCATGATGATCTGCTAGCCCTGGCCCGCCGCCATGGGCTCGCACTCGACCAGGTCCGTGCCAGCGTGAGTGCCCTGATCGATCCGCCTCCGTCCGCACCCGGTTCGTGATCAAGCTTCCCCGGCTCCAGCTCCCACGTCCGCAGCTGCCGCGCAGCCCCTTGATCCCGCCACCGGGCCTGGGTCGTCTCCTGCGGGTGGCGCGGCGGGTCGACTGGCCCCGGGGGCTCAGGCTGCCGCCGCTGCCGGGGGGAATCTCCCTGTGGATCACCCTGCTCAGCCTGGGATTTCTGCTGGCTGCCCTGTTCGGCCATGGCCGGGCCATGGTCCAGCTCAGCCTGGATCCCCAGGGCTGGGCGTGGCTGGTGCTGGGGGTGGGTATCAGCCTGCTCAGCCTGCTGGCCAATGGGCTCGGCCTGGGTGTGGTGCTGCGCTGGCTGGGTCTGCGCCCCCGCTGGCTGGAGCTGATCCAGCTCTACCTGGCCACCAACCTGCGCAAGTACCTGCCTGGGGGGATCTGGCACCTCAGCGCCCGGGTGCAGCGCCTGCGCTCTCCGGAGGGGGTGCTGCAGACGCCGGCACCCCTGGGGCTGGCCCTGGTGGGGGTGCTGCTTGATCCCCTGGTGGCGGCGGTGGCGGCCCTCAGCCTCACCGCCCTGGCTCGCTGGCAGGGGGGGCTGGCCCTGCTGGGGGTGCTGCCCCTGCTGCTGCTCTGGCCCCGCTGGCTCACACCGTTGCTCAGGCGACTGGAGTGGCGCCAGGCCCGGCGCCTCCAGCTCGACGGGGAGCTCTCCGCCCAGGGCACGGATTCCCTGCCGCCCGTGCTGAGCAGCTCCCTGGGGGGGTACCCCCTGGTGCCGCTGCTGGCCCAGCTGGCTTTCGTGCTGCTGCGCTTTGGAGGATTTGTCTGCTGTGTGCTGGCGTTTGACCTGCAGGCCGCCCTCAGCTGGCCCGCCTGGCTGGCGGGCTTCGCCCTGGCCTGGACTGCGGGGCTGCTGGTCCCGGGTGCCCCTGGTGGTCTCGGTGTGTTTGAGGCCACCCTGCTGCTGCGGCTGGGCGGCGCGATTCCGGAGGCGCCGCTGCTGGCCATCGCCCTCAGCTACCGCCTGGTGGTCAGCCTGGCCGACCTCCTGGCCGCCAGCCTGGTGCAGCTGGATGGCTGGATCGACCAGCGGGTGCAGGCCTGAAGCCGCTGGCCCGGAGTTGGCAACTGTTCGCAACTGCGCCTACTATTGAGAAGTGTGGGAGCGATCTGGTGGCCAACATCTCGACCAGGGCGCCCCAGGTCGGCCGAGCTGC encodes:
- a CDS encoding flippase-like domain-containing protein; amino-acid sequence: MRVARRVDWPRGLRLPPLPGGISLWITLLSLGFLLAALFGHGRAMVQLSLDPQGWAWLVLGVGISLLSLLANGLGLGVVLRWLGLRPRWLELIQLYLATNLRKYLPGGIWHLSARVQRLRSPEGVLQTPAPLGLALVGVLLDPLVAAVAALSLTALARWQGGLALLGVLPLLLLWPRWLTPLLRRLEWRQARRLQLDGELSAQGTDSLPPVLSSSLGGYPLVPLLAQLAFVLLRFGGFVCCVLAFDLQAALSWPAWLAGFALAWTAGLLVPGAPGGLGVFEATLLLRLGGAIPEAPLLAIALSYRLVVSLADLLAASLVQLDGWIDQRVQA
- a CDS encoding tetratricopeptide repeat protein; translation: MPSVSPRRALWLGSGVAALAAASLGLGWWLGQLHSGRPGPGRRPGLERDVAQLIGRMEKGEASSAEQQRLLELLVALDRRAEAIPLLERLADQDPRRWQLRLLLAELRRDQNDSPGAERELRQLLNARPDQIEGLQLMALIQLETGRAAEAEAQLQGALKRASEPSLKLQALPIGLLLAQVHQRAGQAARADALLQELAGRFAGDPRPLLARALLQKERGDLAAAQQTLAEARGRQGDGTVKEQIERVAAAWGMETLKGPGSGQSPAAAAGAGAGAGAGSP
- the larC gene encoding nickel pincer cofactor biosynthesis protein LarC — translated: MALALIDCPTGLAGNMLLAALFDLGVPPSVLDQPLAALGLSGSYRLELRERDSRGLRGLHLDVQVLEPQPAHRHWSRLRPQLEQAPLQPALRERVLGVFALLAEAEGAVHGHPPEAVHFHEVGAIDALVDVVGVCAGFLHLGVDQLVCTPPPAGHGSVRTAHGLLPLPAPAVLEIARVRGVPLASAAGFPAAELTTPTGLALAACWAEHFGPHPGHRPLRVGVGLGSRQLDRPNLLRLVLAEPLPADGELQPAPAPQLESVLVQQAQIDDATPEDLAVLLEALREAGGLEVFCQPVQMKKGRSGWLVTALVPPGEPATRLRLVWWRHSTSLGLRERLEQRWVLPRRMVTLDTPLGEVRLKQALLPDGRWRSKPEHDDLLALARRHGLALDQVRASVSALIDPPPSAPGS